The Serpentinimonas maccroryi genome has a segment encoding these proteins:
- a CDS encoding GntR family transcriptional regulator — protein sequence MPAATALAPRAALYQEVAERLRQRIFSRELAPGSWIDELRIAQELGISRTPLREALKVLAAEGLVTMKLRRGAYVTEVSEQDLREVYELLALLEADAAAAACSRASAEQLQQLQDLHQQLEVAADAQTGSRERFFALNEAFHRQLLDISGNRWRAQVVSDLRQVMKLKRHGSLLREGRLHESLLEHRALMAALEQRDADAARSLMAQHFEHGMQAAI from the coding sequence ATGCCCGCCGCCACCGCACTCGCCCCACGCGCCGCCCTGTATCAGGAAGTGGCCGAGCGGCTGCGCCAGCGCATTTTTAGCCGCGAACTGGCCCCCGGCAGCTGGATCGACGAGCTGCGCATCGCCCAAGAATTGGGCATCAGCCGCACGCCGCTGCGCGAGGCGCTCAAGGTGCTGGCTGCCGAGGGGCTGGTGACCATGAAGCTGCGCCGCGGCGCCTACGTAACCGAAGTCTCGGAGCAAGACCTGCGCGAAGTCTATGAGCTGCTGGCGTTGCTCGAAGCCGACGCCGCCGCCGCCGCTTGCAGCCGCGCCAGTGCGGAGCAACTGCAGCAGTTGCAAGACCTGCACCAGCAGCTCGAGGTCGCCGCTGATGCGCAGACCGGCTCGCGTGAGCGCTTTTTTGCCCTCAACGAAGCCTTTCACCGGCAACTGCTCGACATATCCGGCAACCGCTGGCGCGCCCAAGTGGTGTCCGACCTGCGCCAAGTCATGAAGCTCAAGCGCCACGGCTCGCTCTTGCGCGAGGGCCGCTTGCACGAGTCGCTGCTCGAACACCGCGCACTCATGGCCGCGCTCGAACAGCGCGACGCCGACGCCGCCCGCAGCCTTATGGCGCAGCATTTTGAGCACGGGATGCAAGCAGCCATCTGA